DNA sequence from the Dreissena polymorpha isolate Duluth1 chromosome 3, UMN_Dpol_1.0, whole genome shotgun sequence genome:
TATAGCACATACCCTGTTTACCCAGAGCAAGGCACAATTGTCTTGAACATTAAATATTTACCATGGGGAAGAGTATTTTTGTATGCATTGGACAAAATAAAAGTGGTCAAAAATAAGATTTGGATCTAGTCAGTGTTGAAATAGCCACCCCAGTTACATCTGAAGACATTTTAAagatcattattttaaaaatgtagctCTTATTTTTACAATTACACAACAGTTTGAATTTTTAACAATTGAATCAAAATACGTAactaagtggtacagggttaagcTCAACCCTCAATATCTTACGACCTTGCTGCAAATCTTCTTGTCATGTATACCTCGGCTTCATAAAATAATCTATACATGTATTCTGAATATCTTTGGTTGTTACAGATGCAGTGAACTCAGACTGAAGTCGAAGAAAAAGTTCAACTATGCCAACGCCTCTCTTCAATGCAGACCCATTCTGCGTGATGCTAAACTGAAGTTTCACCACTCTGAGAAAGACACAAAACATTTAATACGCGCTGCACGGCTCAAAATTCACAAGCAGGGAAAGCTGGCCTGCGAACTTGGTACTTGCCAAAAAGTGCCGACAAACGCTTTTGCAGCAAAACAACCCCCCTTATCTTGCCCTGTTTCCTTCCTTACCAGCACTAGTCAGTCGTCTTTGTTTGGTTCAACAAGCAAAGAAACAATGGCAGATTTTAGTTCCGTGTTTAGTGGTAAGAAATCTTGTTCTGACGGTAGTTCATCGATCAAAACTGTCAAGTTTGGTGACCATAGGTCCCATTCAGGGCCGGTAAAGAGGACTCGAGACCAGGCCTGTAGTGACAGAAACAGTTACAGCGACTGCGGGAAAGAGCTCAGATCCTCTGAGGGGGCAAGATTGGACGATACCAGTGTAGATGAGCTGGCTGGGTACTTTGAAGACTTTGTGCATATTCCTAAGAAAATGTCGTCAATGGCTGAGATGATGTACACTTAGTTGTAAACCCTGTCATACTTCTTTTGTTGGGGTTGTTGTAGTCACATTGTCTGTTGatttgtctgttggttggtttgtaaGTTAGAATAAAATGTTGTAGGTTTTCTGAGTGAATCACATTCCTCCTTCAATTAAATTGAagcttcaaatattttaattgtggctaCAAGTATGTTATCACCATGAAGTGAATATGTGCGTGACACTTTTGATGCCCAGTGACAAACACATTAATGAGTTAATTGCTTAGAAAATATCTGACAAAGAATTTCATGGGTTAGTCACAATTTTGACTAAGCTTTAGTTATTTGTAAGGTGCATGTATTCTTATAATTTTGttggtttttgaaaaaaaatcaatgtgaAAAGTGTGTTCATATGTGTGAACAGTTGATAATTTACTTGGTGAGTGTGCTGATTACTTTGACATGGAACGGTTATGTTGTTTGACTGTTATGTTGTTTGACTGTTATTTGTTTGCTGTTCTGTCACTTTGCTTGTGTTGAGcacaatttttttcattttccctcctttttagctcacctgagcacaatgtgctcgtggtgagcttttgtgatcgcctttttccgtcgtccgttgtgcgttgttgggcgtcaacatttg
Encoded proteins:
- the LOC127874507 gene encoding oxidative stress-responsive serine-rich protein 1-like isoform X2; amino-acid sequence: MGGETSQRDDCSDLHLQTAFKKLKVQSQWTLGQSASDVKNVTELWSSASASSTKHPKERSERKSACLRMEPYPQDFLCSIEKLSFHSEDCRKKSCRCSELRLKSKKKFNYANASLQCRPILRDAKLKFHHSEKDTKHLIRAARLKIHKQGKLACELGTCQKVPTNAFAAKQPPLSCPVSFLTSTSQSSLFGSTSKETMADFSSVFSGKKSCSDGSSSIKTVKFGDHRSHSGPVKRTRDQACSDRNSYSDCGKELRSSEGARLDDTSVDELAGYFEDFVHIPKKMSSMAEMMYT
- the LOC127874507 gene encoding oxidative stress-responsive serine-rich protein 1-like isoform X1 → MGGETSQRDDCSDLHLQTAFKKLKVQSQWTLGQSASDVKNVTELWSRHNSASASSTKHPKERSERKSACLRMEPYPQDFLCSIEKLSFHSEDCRKKSCRCSELRLKSKKKFNYANASLQCRPILRDAKLKFHHSEKDTKHLIRAARLKIHKQGKLACELGTCQKVPTNAFAAKQPPLSCPVSFLTSTSQSSLFGSTSKETMADFSSVFSGKKSCSDGSSSIKTVKFGDHRSHSGPVKRTRDQACSDRNSYSDCGKELRSSEGARLDDTSVDELAGYFEDFVHIPKKMSSMAEMMYT